A region of Candidatus Megaera polyxenophila DNA encodes the following proteins:
- a CDS encoding malate dehydrogenase produces MHKRPKISLIGGGNIGGTLAHISAYNALGDVVLFDVADGRAKGKALDIAQSKTLDGSDISLKGTGSYADIQGSDVVIITAGIPRKPGMSRDDLVATNANVMKEVAQGIKQYARDAFVIVITNPLDAMVYVLQKESGLPANKVVGMAGVLDSARFNYFLAEEFKVSVENVTSFVLGGHGDSMVPLVRYSTVAGIPVPDLIRMGWSTKEKIDAIVERTKNGGGEIVALLETGSAYYAPAVSAIEMAKSYLHDKRKVMPCAAYLNGEYGEKGIYVGVPVVIGKNGVEKVVEIELTKEEKTNFTSSVNAVKELIKNIK; encoded by the coding sequence ATGCATAAACGACCAAAAATATCTTTAATAGGCGGTGGTAATATCGGTGGTACTTTAGCCCATATTTCTGCTTATAACGCACTAGGAGATGTAGTTCTATTTGATGTGGCAGATGGTAGAGCTAAAGGCAAAGCTCTTGATATTGCTCAAAGTAAGACTTTAGACGGCTCAGATATCAGTTTAAAAGGAACTGGGAGTTATGCAGATATACAAGGCTCAGATGTGGTAATTATTACAGCTGGTATACCTAGGAAGCCAGGCATGAGTCGGGATGATTTAGTTGCTACCAATGCAAATGTTATGAAAGAAGTAGCACAAGGTATAAAGCAGTATGCCCGTGATGCATTTGTAATTGTCATTACTAATCCACTTGATGCTATGGTATATGTTTTGCAGAAAGAAAGTGGATTGCCTGCAAATAAAGTTGTGGGGATGGCTGGTGTGCTTGATTCAGCTAGGTTTAATTATTTTCTGGCAGAAGAGTTCAAAGTATCTGTTGAGAACGTAACTAGTTTTGTGCTTGGCGGTCACGGAGATTCTATGGTTCCCCTAGTTAGATACTCAACCGTAGCTGGTATTCCAGTCCCTGATCTAATTAGAATGGGTTGGAGTACGAAAGAAAAAATTGATGCAATAGTAGAGCGGACTAAAAATGGTGGCGGTGAAATAGTAGCGTTACTTGAAACTGGTTCTGCTTATTATGCTCCTGCGGTATCAGCAATTGAAATGGCTAAGAGCTACTTGCATGACAAACGCAAAGTTATGCCTTGTGCAGCATATTTAAACGGTGAGTATGGGGAAAAGGGTATTTACGTAGGAGTACCGGTAGTTATTGGGAAGAACGGGGTAGAAAAAGTTGTTGAAATTGAGTTAACTAAAGAAGAGAAAACAAATTTTACATCTTCAGTTAATGCTGTTAAAGAGCTGATAAAAAATATTAAGTAG
- a CDS encoding membrane protein, with amino-acid sequence MVELFSFFVENLLSPPILFFLLGIISGVLKSNLEIPEQISKYLAIYLMIAIGFKGGVVISETTNVDSKAILTILAGIIAGFIQPFIGYFFLKHTTRIDKLTAAALAAHYGSVSLVTFVTAINFLELNSIIYSGYIISVLSLMEAPAILSGILIAYTSKQKNLGNQNQLKPFLLKEVFTNGSILLLLGSFFIGWVSGTQGMQKMDGFVISPFQGILSLFLLDMGLLITKHLAELKEFTLKLALFGIYMPLIGSVIGISLSILIGLDLGTGFLFTVLISSASYIVVTAAMRTSLPEARAAIYIPMTLAVTFPFNITLGIPFYFTLAQKFLAE; translated from the coding sequence ATGGTAGAATTATTCTCTTTTTTCGTAGAAAATTTATTATCCCCTCCTATATTATTTTTTTTACTAGGTATTATCTCGGGAGTTTTGAAATCAAATCTGGAAATTCCAGAACAAATTAGTAAATATCTAGCTATATACCTAATGATTGCAATAGGTTTTAAAGGAGGCGTTGTTATTTCAGAAACTACTAACGTTGATAGTAAGGCCATTTTAACTATTCTTGCTGGCATAATAGCAGGTTTTATACAACCATTTATTGGTTATTTTTTCTTAAAACATACCACTAGAATAGATAAATTAACTGCAGCGGCGCTTGCTGCTCATTATGGCTCTGTTAGTCTAGTAACATTTGTAACAGCAATTAATTTTTTAGAATTAAATTCTATAATTTATTCCGGATATATCATTTCCGTACTCTCTTTAATGGAAGCTCCCGCAATTTTAAGTGGTATACTAATAGCTTATACATCAAAGCAAAAAAATCTAGGTAACCAGAATCAATTGAAGCCTTTCCTTCTAAAGGAAGTATTTACCAATGGATCAATATTATTGTTATTAGGTTCATTTTTTATAGGATGGGTATCAGGAACTCAAGGAATGCAGAAAATGGATGGCTTTGTAATCAGCCCTTTTCAAGGTATCTTGTCACTTTTCCTATTAGATATGGGATTGCTAATTACAAAGCACTTAGCCGAACTAAAAGAGTTTACCTTAAAACTAGCTCTTTTTGGCATATATATGCCTTTAATAGGTTCAGTAATAGGAATATCTTTAAGTATTCTTATAGGACTGGACCTAGGAACAGGATTTTTATTTACAGTGTTAATTTCTAGTGCTTCTTATATTGTGGTAACTGCTGCAATGCGTACCTCTTTACCAGAAGCTAGAGCCGCCATTTATATACCAATGACTCTAGCTGTTACTTTTCCATTTAATATTACTTTAGGAATACCATTTTATTTTACTCTAGCCCAGAAATTCCTGGCCGAATAA